A region from the Methylocella sp. genome encodes:
- a CDS encoding isovaleryl-CoA dehydrogenase, whose product MGFSMAQNPTLDFALGSEIDMLRDAVRAFADAKIAPRAAEIDRSDAFPQDLWPHMGALGLLGITVEEEHGGAGLGYLAHCVVMEEISRASASVGLSYGAHSNLCVNQIRRHGSEAQKRRYLPKLISGEHVGALAMSEANSGSDVLSMRLRADKKGDRFILNGAKLWITNGHYASTLVVYAKTDPASGGRGITAFLIEKEFKGFHAAQKLDKLGMRGSPTSELVFEDCEVPQENALGGVNQGVGVLMSGLDYERAVLAGGPIGIMQACLDICLPYARERKQFGRAIGEFELVQGKLADMYARLSACRAYVYAVARACDGGRPARKDAAGALLFAAEAATQSALDAIQLLGGNGYINDYPTGRLLRDAKLYEIGAGTSEIRRMLIGRELFDGN is encoded by the coding sequence ATGGGATTCTCTATGGCGCAAAATCCAACCCTCGACTTCGCGCTTGGATCCGAGATCGATATGCTGCGCGATGCGGTCCGCGCCTTCGCCGATGCGAAAATTGCCCCGCGCGCGGCGGAGATCGACCGCAGCGATGCGTTTCCGCAAGACCTATGGCCGCATATGGGCGCGCTCGGGCTGCTCGGGATCACCGTCGAGGAGGAACATGGCGGCGCTGGCCTTGGCTATCTCGCGCATTGCGTCGTCATGGAGGAGATCAGCCGGGCTTCAGCTTCAGTCGGGCTGTCCTATGGCGCGCATTCCAATCTCTGCGTCAATCAGATCCGTCGCCATGGAAGCGAAGCGCAAAAACGCCGCTACCTGCCAAAATTGATCTCCGGCGAACATGTCGGGGCGCTCGCCATGTCCGAGGCCAATTCTGGCTCGGACGTCTTGTCGATGCGCCTGCGCGCCGACAAAAAGGGCGATCGCTTCATTCTCAACGGCGCCAAATTGTGGATCACCAATGGTCATTACGCCTCGACGCTAGTGGTCTACGCCAAGACCGATCCGGCCTCCGGCGGACGCGGGATCACGGCCTTTCTGATCGAGAAGGAGTTCAAAGGGTTTCACGCCGCGCAAAAACTCGACAAGCTCGGCATGCGCGGATCCCCAACCTCCGAACTCGTTTTCGAAGATTGCGAAGTTCCGCAGGAGAATGCGCTGGGAGGGGTCAATCAGGGCGTCGGCGTGCTGATGTCCGGCCTTGACTATGAACGCGCGGTGCTGGCCGGAGGGCCAATCGGGATTATGCAAGCCTGTCTCGACATTTGCCTACCATATGCGCGTGAGCGCAAACAATTCGGCCGGGCGATCGGCGAGTTCGAACTGGTTCAGGGCAAGCTCGCCGATATGTATGCCCGCCTCAGCGCCTGCCGCGCCTATGTCTATGCAGTGGCCCGCGCGTGCGACGGGGGCCGGCCCGCGCGCAAGGACGCGGCCGGAGCCCTGTTGTTTGCGGCGGAGGCCGCGACGCAATCGGCGCTCGACGCGATCCAACTGCTCGGCGGCAATGGCTATATCAACGACTATCCGACCGGGCGTCTGCTCCGCGACGCAAAGCTCTATGAAATCGGCGCGGGCACGAGCGAAATCCGGCGAATGCTGATCGGCCGTGAATTATTTGACGGGAATTGA
- a CDS encoding homoserine O-acetyltransferase: MAIKTAGLREVDAPHSLVAHFGADRPLQMDAGVFLSPLTIAYQTYGVLNADKSNAILVCHALTGDQHVANEHPVTGKPGWWETMVGPGRPIDTDRYFVISSNVVGGCMGTTGPASLNPATGRPFGLDLPIVTIRDMVRAQTMLIDHLGIDMLFCVVGGSMGGMQVLQWVASFPDRIFSAMPIATAAKHSSQNIAFHEVGRQAVMADPDWRMGRYLEAGIIPTKGLAVARMAAHITYLSDEALQSKFGRKLQDRAAPAFSFDAEFQIENYLRYQGSSFVDRFDANSYLYVTRACDYFDLAADYNGSLAHAFQGVKTRFCVVSFNSDWLYPTAASRAIVHALNAGGASVSFVDIETDRGHDAFLLNIPDFIATSRGFLDSAARARGLPPAKPQAKP, encoded by the coding sequence TTGGCAATTAAGACGGCAGGCCTTCGCGAAGTCGACGCGCCACATAGTCTCGTCGCGCATTTCGGCGCCGATCGTCCGCTGCAGATGGACGCGGGCGTTTTCCTAAGCCCTTTGACGATCGCCTACCAGACCTATGGCGTCCTCAACGCCGACAAGTCCAACGCGATTCTAGTCTGCCATGCCCTGACCGGCGATCAGCACGTCGCCAATGAACATCCAGTCACCGGCAAGCCCGGCTGGTGGGAAACCATGGTTGGACCTGGCCGGCCGATCGACACGGATCGCTATTTCGTCATCTCCTCCAATGTCGTCGGCGGCTGCATGGGCACGACCGGGCCGGCTTCGCTTAACCCGGCGACGGGGCGCCCCTTTGGGCTCGATCTGCCGATCGTCACGATCCGCGACATGGTGCGGGCGCAAACCATGCTCATCGATCATCTCGGCATCGATATGCTGTTTTGCGTCGTCGGCGGCTCGATGGGCGGCATGCAAGTTCTGCAATGGGTGGCGAGCTTTCCCGACCGCATCTTCTCCGCCATGCCGATCGCCACCGCGGCGAAGCATTCCTCGCAAAATATCGCCTTCCACGAGGTCGGCCGGCAGGCTGTGATGGCCGACCCGGATTGGCGCATGGGGCGTTATCTTGAGGCTGGCATCATCCCGACCAAAGGGCTCGCCGTCGCCCGCATGGCGGCTCACATCACCTATTTGTCGGACGAAGCCTTGCAGAGCAAGTTTGGCCGCAAATTGCAAGATCGCGCGGCGCCCGCATTTTCGTTCGATGCCGAGTTCCAGATCGAGAATTATCTGCGTTATCAGGGCTCGAGTTTCGTCGATCGGTTTGACGCCAACTCCTACCTCTACGTGACGCGAGCCTGCGATTATTTCGATCTCGCCGCCGATTACAACGGTTCGCTGGCGCACGCCTTCCAAGGCGTGAAGACGCGGTTTTGCGTCGTATCGTTCAACTCGGATTGGCTCTATCCAACAGCCGCCTCGCGCGCGATCGTCCATGCGCTCAACGCTGGCGGCGCCTCGGTTTCATTCGTCGATATCGAGACGGATCGCGGCCATGACGCGTTCTTGCTCAACATCCCCGACTTCATCGCGACCTCGCGCGGCTTTCTCGATTCCGCCGCGCGCGCAAGGGGCTTGCCTCCCGCCAAACCGCAGGCGAAGCCTTGA
- a CDS encoding biotin carboxylase N-terminal domain-containing protein — translation MFAKILIANRGEIACRIIRTAQRLGVATTAVYSEADRASLHVALADEAILIGPAAARESYLAGDRIIAAALHAGAEAVHPGYGFLSENAGFAEACAAAGLVFIGPPAAAIRAMGDKSRAKALMGEAGVPLIPGYHGEDQTLSRLTAEADAIGYPVLLKPSGGGGGKGMKIVASGADFVAQLASAKREAMAAFGDDRMLLERYLRPARHVEVQIFADARGACVHLFDRDCSIQRRHQKIIEEAPAPELSGELRQAMREAALRGTRAASYVGAGTIEFLVSPKDGAFYLLEMNARLQVEHPVTEMITGLDLVEWQLRAAAGEGLPLAQEQIVARGHAIEARLYAEDPARDFVPQSGRLECLDFPKAGRHVRIDSGCKAGDEILVHYDPMIAKLIVWDEDRSKTILRLRHALSDMRVAGLATNLGFLTAIASSESFAQAAPDAGFIERHRAALLAPAPAASAQILALAVIGLLRECARAVEKAAARSGDPWSPWNRQDAWRLNEAAEETCVLRETTARGAENRVIQITYLGEGWRLTTLDSVFLRATGALAEDGVLSFDLDGWKSSARWIRADGKIVICMKGQPCHCFALADRGDDAATSEEPRRDLTSPMPGRIVAFLVEPGTIVEANQPVLVVEAMKMEHLLRAPSSGIVRAFKFALGDQVAEGAKLVSFEADAG, via the coding sequence ATGTTCGCCAAAATCCTGATCGCCAATCGCGGCGAAATCGCCTGCCGCATCATTCGGACCGCGCAGCGGCTTGGCGTTGCGACCACTGCGGTCTATTCCGAGGCCGACCGCGCCTCGCTGCATGTCGCGCTCGCCGATGAGGCGATTTTGATTGGCCCCGCCGCCGCCCGCGAAAGCTACCTCGCCGGGGATAGGATCATCGCGGCGGCGTTGCACGCCGGGGCCGAGGCGGTGCATCCGGGTTACGGGTTTCTGTCCGAGAACGCGGGCTTCGCCGAGGCCTGCGCTGCGGCTGGTTTGGTCTTTATTGGGCCGCCGGCCGCGGCGATCCGTGCGATGGGCGACAAATCCCGCGCCAAGGCGCTGATGGGCGAGGCCGGGGTTCCGCTGATTCCCGGCTATCACGGCGAGGACCAGACGCTTTCGCGGCTTACCGCCGAGGCCGACGCAATCGGCTATCCGGTATTGCTGAAACCTTCGGGGGGCGGGGGCGGCAAAGGCATGAAAATCGTCGCGAGCGGCGCCGATTTCGTCGCTCAACTCGCCAGCGCCAAGCGGGAGGCGATGGCTGCTTTTGGCGACGACCGCATGCTGCTCGAGAGATATTTGCGCCCCGCGCGGCATGTCGAGGTTCAGATCTTCGCCGACGCTCGAGGCGCCTGCGTTCATCTCTTCGATCGCGATTGCTCAATTCAGCGCCGGCATCAGAAAATCATCGAAGAGGCTCCCGCCCCGGAGCTTTCCGGGGAGCTTCGCCAGGCCATGCGCGAGGCGGCGCTGCGCGGGACTCGCGCGGCATCCTACGTCGGCGCGGGCACCATCGAATTTCTCGTGTCGCCCAAGGATGGGGCTTTTTATTTACTGGAGATGAACGCGCGCCTGCAAGTCGAGCATCCGGTCACCGAAATGATCACCGGCCTTGATCTCGTCGAATGGCAATTGCGGGCTGCGGCTGGCGAAGGATTGCCGCTGGCGCAGGAGCAAATCGTCGCCAGAGGCCATGCCATCGAGGCGCGGCTATACGCCGAGGATCCGGCCAGGGATTTTGTCCCCCAAAGCGGGCGCCTCGAATGCCTCGATTTTCCCAAGGCGGGACGGCATGTGCGCATTGATTCCGGTTGCAAGGCCGGAGATGAGATCTTGGTCCATTATGATCCGATGATCGCCAAACTGATCGTCTGGGACGAGGATCGCTCCAAAACCATTTTGCGCCTACGCCATGCGCTCAGCGATATGCGCGTCGCCGGCCTTGCGACCAACCTTGGCTTTCTGACAGCCATCGCGAGCAGCGAGTCGTTTGCGCAGGCCGCCCCGGATGCCGGTTTTATAGAGCGGCATCGCGCGGCGCTTCTGGCCCCAGCGCCGGCCGCCTCAGCCCAGATTCTCGCCCTTGCCGTGATCGGCCTTCTGCGCGAGTGCGCCCGCGCCGTGGAAAAAGCGGCGGCGCGCTCGGGTGATCCTTGGAGCCCTTGGAACCGGCAAGACGCCTGGCGGCTGAACGAGGCCGCTGAGGAAACGTGTGTTTTGCGAGAAACTACAGCGCGGGGTGCTGAAAATCGCGTGATCCAGATTACTTACCTGGGCGAGGGCTGGCGACTTACGACGCTGGACAGCGTTTTTCTCCGCGCAACCGGCGCTCTCGCGGAAGATGGAGTTCTATCGTTCGATCTCGACGGCTGGAAATCGTCGGCGCGTTGGATTCGCGCTGATGGGAAGATCGTCATATGCATGAAGGGGCAGCCTTGCCATTGCTTCGCTCTGGCTGATCGCGGCGACGACGCGGCGACGAGCGAGGAGCCGCGGAGGGATTTGACCTCTCCCATGCCGGGACGGATCGTCGCATTTCTGGTGGAGCCCGGCACCATAGTCGAAGCGAACCAACCGGTTCTGGTTGTCGAAGCAATGAAAATGGAGCATCTGCTGCGGGCCCCGAGCTCGGGGATTGTCCGAGCCTTTAAATTTGCGCTCGGCGATCAAGTCGCGGAGGGAGCCAAGCTGGTCAGTTTCGAGGCCGATGCGGGGTAG
- a CDS encoding carboxyl transferase domain-containing protein yields MSALKSQAEPRSARFAANAKAMQGLVDDLRAKVEIIRQGGGPKARERHILRGKLLPRDRIGVLLDKGAPFLEFSQFAAYEVYAETIAAAGVVAGIGRIRGQECVVIANDATVKGGTYYPLSVKKHLRAQEIARENNLPCLYLVDSGGANLPNQDEVFPDRDHFGRIFFNQARMSAAGIPQIAVVMGSCTAGGAYVPAMSDEAIIVRGQGTIFLAGPPLVKAATGEIVSAEDLGGAEVHSRKSGVTDHYASSDAEALEIARTIVGNLNRRKLPDIALETPAEPLYDPKDIYGIVEADPRKSYDVHEIIARIVDGSVFDSFKALYGTTLVCGFAHIFGYPVGILANNGILFSESALKGAHFVELCAQRKIPLVFLQNVAGFMVGQKYEAQGIAKDGAKLVTAVACANVPKFTIVVGGSFGAGNYGMCGRAFGPRFLWMWPNARIGVMGGEQAANVLANVRRDNLGAGDVWTSEEEEAFKAPIREKFEREAHPYYASARLWDDGVIDPAETRMVLGLSISAALNAPIEETRFGVFRM; encoded by the coding sequence ATGAGCGCCCTCAAATCCCAGGCTGAACCGCGCAGCGCGCGTTTTGCGGCCAACGCAAAGGCGATGCAAGGCCTCGTCGACGATCTGCGGGCGAAGGTTGAGATCATACGTCAGGGCGGCGGCCCAAAAGCGCGGGAAAGACACATCCTGCGCGGCAAGCTGTTGCCGCGCGATCGGATCGGCGTCCTGCTCGATAAGGGGGCGCCATTTCTGGAGTTCTCGCAATTTGCTGCTTACGAAGTCTATGCGGAAACCATCGCCGCCGCGGGAGTCGTCGCCGGCATCGGGCGCATCCGCGGTCAGGAATGCGTCGTCATCGCCAATGACGCAACCGTCAAGGGCGGGACCTACTACCCTTTGAGCGTAAAAAAGCATCTGCGCGCGCAGGAGATCGCACGCGAAAACAATCTTCCATGCCTTTACCTCGTTGATAGCGGCGGCGCCAATCTGCCAAACCAGGACGAGGTGTTTCCCGATCGCGATCATTTCGGTCGGATCTTTTTCAATCAGGCGCGGATGTCCGCCGCCGGCATTCCGCAGATCGCCGTCGTGATGGGAAGCTGCACCGCCGGCGGCGCCTATGTCCCGGCGATGAGCGATGAGGCGATCATCGTGCGCGGGCAAGGGACTATTTTTCTGGCCGGCCCCCCGCTCGTCAAAGCGGCCACCGGCGAGATCGTTTCCGCGGAAGATCTTGGCGGCGCAGAGGTTCACTCCCGCAAGTCAGGCGTCACGGACCATTACGCCTCGAGCGACGCCGAGGCGCTCGAAATCGCGCGAACGATCGTCGGCAATCTCAACAGGCGCAAACTGCCCGATATCGCCTTGGAGACGCCAGCCGAGCCGCTCTACGATCCAAAAGACATTTACGGCATCGTCGAAGCCGATCCGCGCAAATCCTATGATGTGCATGAGATCATCGCGCGCATCGTCGATGGCAGCGTCTTCGACTCGTTCAAGGCGCTTTACGGAACGACTTTGGTCTGCGGCTTTGCGCATATTTTCGGCTATCCCGTCGGCATTCTCGCCAACAACGGGATCTTGTTTTCGGAGTCGGCTCTGAAGGGCGCTCACTTCGTCGAGCTTTGCGCGCAGCGGAAAATTCCGTTGGTCTTCCTGCAAAATGTCGCCGGCTTCATGGTCGGCCAGAAATATGAGGCGCAAGGCATCGCCAAGGACGGCGCCAAGCTCGTCACCGCCGTCGCCTGCGCCAATGTGCCTAAATTTACGATCGTCGTCGGCGGCAGTTTCGGCGCCGGCAATTACGGCATGTGCGGGCGCGCCTTCGGACCGCGGTTCCTCTGGATGTGGCCGAACGCGCGCATTGGAGTGATGGGCGGCGAACAAGCCGCCAACGTCCTGGCCAATGTCAGGCGCGATAATCTTGGCGCGGGAGACGTCTGGACCTCCGAAGAAGAGGAAGCCTTCAAAGCGCCGATCCGCGAAAAATTCGAACGCGAGGCGCATCCCTATTACGCCAGCGCCCGGCTTTGGGATGATGGCGTCATCGATCCGGCCGAGACCCGCATGGTGTTAGGCCTTTCGATCTCGGCCGCGCTCAACGCTCCGATCGAAGAGACGCGGTTCGGCGTCTTCCGCATGTAA
- the panD gene encoding aspartate 1-decarboxylase, translated as MRKLIGGKLHGIRVTESNLDYHGSITLDPAHCEAAGIFPLEFVEVWNKNSGARISTYVILGERGSRCCILNGAAARTCQPGDELIICSSVYLEVAAVTDLSPVVLTFDEANNVIERLRYSVTKDESGGYQFAILDESGSKLPTPLKSSSRRKRAS; from the coding sequence ATGCGAAAACTTATAGGCGGAAAACTTCACGGCATCCGCGTTACGGAATCGAACCTCGATTATCACGGCTCGATCACGCTTGATCCGGCGCATTGCGAGGCTGCGGGAATATTTCCCCTCGAATTCGTCGAAGTCTGGAACAAGAATTCCGGCGCGCGGATTTCGACCTACGTTATTTTGGGCGAGCGCGGCTCCCGCTGCTGCATCCTCAACGGCGCGGCGGCGCGCACCTGTCAGCCCGGCGACGAACTGATCATTTGCAGCTCCGTCTACCTGGAGGTCGCCGCCGTCACTGATCTCAGTCCCGTTGTGCTGACCTTTGACGAGGCAAATAACGTCATCGAGCGCTTGCGTTATTCAGTGACGAAGGATGAAAGCGGGGGCTACCAATTCGCCATTCTGGACGAGTCCGGTTCAAAGCTTCCGACGCCGCTGAAATCCAGCTCGCGCCGGAAGCGGGCGAGCTGA